The Bryobacteraceae bacterium genome includes a window with the following:
- a CDS encoding nitric-oxide reductase large subunit, whose product MKRLWLAFGAVIVISFSILGWIGTRIYQEMPPIPDRVVTRDGRVVIGSGEIGQGQNIWQTMGGMEVGSVWGHGSYVAPDWTADSLRRELEFVLNEWAQSEHGKAYRELDAERQAALRGRLEQMFRTNTYDAASRTIVIDEVRARAFESNVAHYRKLFAEGEPAYAIPKGAVPDAERARKLAAFFWWTAWSASTNRPGDTISYTHNWPHEPLVGNRPTGESVMWTGVSILMLLGGICAMVWWYASQPKEAPIERPAADPLLPLQATPSQRATLKYFWVVALLILAQIVLGVVTAHYGVEGDGFYGIPLSKWLPYSVTRTWHVQLGIFWIATSWLAAGLYIGPLVSGHEPKHQALGVNVLFAALLVIVVGSLAGEWMSVHNRLTDDQAFLWGHQGYEYVDLGRVWQILLLVGLFIWLFLVIRAVKPAFRNAGEQKPLLMIFLMSAGAIGLFYGAGIMWGQHSHLSMVEYWRWWVVHLWVEGFFEVFATAVIAFFFARLGLVRPKLAAEAALLSATIYLAGGIIGTCHHLYFSGTPTVALAWGSVFSALEVVPLTMVAYGALDDLRRGQATEWARRYRWPIYYFVAVAFWNMLGAGLFGFMINPPIALYFMQGLNTTPVHGHAALFGVYGMLGIGLMLVCLRAMGQKEEWNDRVMKFAFWAMNGGLFAMTVFSLLPVGLLQTWASVSQSYWYARSMEFLQTPLMQALRWMRAPGDTVFAIGAVALVWFVLKIRPAEQG is encoded by the coding sequence ATGAAGCGGTTGTGGCTGGCTTTCGGGGCCGTGATCGTGATTTCGTTCTCGATTCTGGGATGGATCGGGACGCGGATCTATCAGGAGATGCCGCCGATTCCGGACCGTGTGGTGACGCGTGACGGGCGGGTCGTGATCGGGAGCGGGGAGATCGGGCAGGGGCAGAACATCTGGCAGACGATGGGCGGGATGGAAGTGGGGTCGGTGTGGGGGCACGGCAGTTACGTGGCGCCGGACTGGACGGCGGACTCGCTGCGGCGCGAGCTCGAGTTCGTATTGAACGAGTGGGCGCAGAGCGAGCACGGGAAGGCGTACAGGGAGCTGGACGCGGAGCGGCAGGCGGCGCTGCGGGGGCGGCTGGAACAGATGTTCCGGACAAATACGTACGACGCGGCTTCGCGCACGATCGTGATAGACGAAGTGCGGGCGCGGGCGTTCGAGTCGAATGTGGCGCACTACCGGAAGCTGTTCGCGGAGGGCGAGCCGGCGTACGCGATTCCGAAGGGCGCGGTGCCGGACGCGGAGCGGGCGCGGAAGCTGGCGGCGTTTTTCTGGTGGACGGCGTGGTCGGCTTCGACGAACCGCCCTGGGGACACGATCAGCTACACGCACAACTGGCCGCACGAGCCGCTGGTGGGCAACCGCCCGACGGGCGAGAGCGTGATGTGGACGGGCGTGAGCATACTGATGCTGCTGGGCGGGATCTGCGCGATGGTGTGGTGGTATGCGTCGCAGCCGAAGGAGGCGCCGATCGAGCGGCCGGCGGCGGATCCGCTGCTGCCGCTGCAGGCGACGCCGTCGCAGCGGGCGACACTCAAATACTTCTGGGTGGTGGCGCTGCTGATCCTGGCGCAGATCGTGCTGGGCGTGGTGACGGCGCACTACGGGGTGGAAGGGGACGGATTTTACGGGATTCCGCTTTCGAAGTGGCTGCCATACAGCGTGACGCGGACGTGGCATGTTCAGCTTGGGATTTTCTGGATCGCGACGTCGTGGCTGGCGGCGGGGCTGTATATCGGCCCGCTGGTTTCAGGCCACGAGCCGAAGCATCAGGCGCTGGGCGTGAATGTGCTGTTCGCGGCGCTGCTGGTGATTGTCGTGGGATCGCTGGCAGGCGAGTGGATGAGCGTGCACAACCGGCTGACGGACGATCAGGCGTTCCTGTGGGGCCATCAGGGCTACGAGTATGTGGACCTGGGGCGGGTGTGGCAGATTCTGCTGCTGGTGGGCCTTTTCATCTGGCTGTTTCTGGTCATCCGCGCGGTGAAGCCGGCGTTCAGGAATGCGGGCGAGCAGAAGCCGCTGCTGATGATCTTCCTGATGAGCGCCGGGGCGATCGGGCTGTTTTACGGGGCGGGAATCATGTGGGGGCAGCACTCGCACCTGTCGATGGTGGAGTACTGGCGGTGGTGGGTCGTGCACCTGTGGGTGGAAGGGTTCTTTGAAGTGTTTGCGACGGCGGTGATCGCGTTCTTCTTCGCGCGGCTGGGGCTTGTGAGGCCGAAGCTGGCGGCGGAGGCGGCGCTGCTGTCGGCGACAATTTATCTGGCGGGCGGGATCATCGGGACGTGCCATCACCTGTACTTCTCGGGGACGCCGACGGTGGCGCTGGCATGGGGCTCGGTGTTCAGCGCGCTGGAGGTGGTGCCGCTGACGATGGTGGCCTACGGAGCGCTGGACGATCTGCGGCGCGGGCAGGCGACCGAGTGGGCGCGGCGGTACCGCTGGCCGATTTACTATTTCGTGGCGGTGGCGTTCTGGAACATGCTGGGGGCGGGATTGTTCGGATTCATGATCAATCCGCCGATCGCCCTGTACTTCATGCAGGGGCTGAACACGACGCCGGTGCACGGGCATGCGGCGCTGTTCGGCGTGTACGGGATGCTGGGCATCGGCCTTATGCTCGTCTGCCTGCGGGCGATGGGGCAGAAGGAAGAGTGGAACGACCGCGTGATGAAGTTCGCCTTCTGGGCGATGAACGGCGGGCTGTTCGCGATGACGGTGTTCAGCCTGCTCCCGGTGGGGCTGCTGCAGACGTGGGCGAGCGTGAGCCAGAGCTACTGGTACGCGCGCAGCATGGAGTTCCTGCAGACGCCGCTGATGCAGGCGCTGAGATGGATGCGGGCGCCGGGCGACACGGTGTTCGCGATCGGCGCCGTGGCGCTGGTGTGGTTCGTGCTGAAGATCCGGCCGGCGGAGCAGGGCTGA